A part of Streptomyces sp. NBC_00557 genomic DNA contains:
- a CDS encoding MBL fold metallo-hydrolase, with protein MLIAGFPAGAWGTNCYLVAPAAGEECVIIDPGHQAAEGVEEALRKHRLKPVAVVLTHGHIDHVASVVPVCGAHDVPAWIHPEDRYMMSDPEKALGRSIGMPLMGELTVGEPDDVRELANGTTLDLAGLEFSVAHAPGHTKGSVTFRMPETADIPSVFFSGDLLFAGSIGRTDLPGGSMADMLESLARVCLPLDDSTVVLSGHGPQTTIGQERATNPYLRQVAAGQGADASTAPRRGM; from the coding sequence GTGCTCATTGCCGGGTTCCCCGCCGGGGCCTGGGGGACGAACTGTTATCTCGTCGCCCCCGCCGCCGGTGAGGAGTGCGTGATCATCGACCCCGGCCACCAGGCTGCCGAAGGCGTCGAGGAAGCACTGAGGAAGCATCGGCTCAAGCCCGTCGCCGTCGTCCTCACCCACGGGCACATCGATCACGTGGCCTCGGTCGTCCCGGTCTGCGGCGCGCACGACGTACCGGCCTGGATCCACCCCGAGGACCGGTACATGATGAGCGACCCCGAGAAGGCGCTCGGCCGGTCCATCGGCATGCCGCTGATGGGCGAGCTGACCGTCGGGGAGCCGGACGACGTCCGCGAGCTGGCGAACGGCACCACCCTCGACCTGGCCGGCCTGGAGTTCTCCGTCGCGCACGCGCCGGGCCATACCAAGGGGTCGGTGACCTTCCGGATGCCCGAGACCGCCGACATTCCGTCGGTGTTCTTCTCCGGGGATCTGCTGTTCGCCGGCTCCATCGGACGCACCGATCTGCCGGGCGGATCCATGGCGGACATGCTCGAGTCGCTGGCCCGCGTGTGCCTGCCGCTCGACGACTCCACCGTGGTGCTGTCCGGCCACGGCCCCCAGACGACCATCGGCCAGGAGCGCGCCACCAACCCCTATCTGCGGCAGGTGGCGGCCGGCCAGGGAGCGGACGCGAGCACCGCTCCCCGACGAGGAATGTGA
- a CDS encoding DUF948 domain-containing protein has protein sequence MRTVSGGEVAGILVAVFWAILVSFLAVALARLAQTLKATTKLVADVTDQAVPLLADASQAVRSAQTQIDRVDAIASDVQEVTSNASALSTTVASTFGGPLVKVAAFGYGVRRALGGRKEDVPAKAPRRTVIVGRTVPAARRKRK, from the coding sequence GTGCGCACAGTGTCCGGTGGAGAGGTGGCCGGGATCCTGGTGGCCGTCTTCTGGGCGATCCTGGTCTCCTTCCTCGCGGTGGCTCTCGCGAGGCTGGCCCAGACGCTCAAGGCGACCACCAAGCTGGTGGCGGACGTGACCGACCAGGCCGTCCCGCTGCTCGCCGACGCCTCCCAGGCGGTGCGGTCCGCGCAGACCCAGATCGACCGCGTCGACGCGATCGCCTCGGACGTCCAGGAGGTCACCTCCAACGCCTCCGCGCTGTCGACCACGGTCGCCTCCACCTTCGGCGGCCCGCTGGTCAAGGTCGCGGCCTTCGGCTACGGCGTCCGCCGGGCGCTCGGCGGACGCAAGGAGGACGTGCCCGCGAAGGCGCCCCGGCGTACCGTGATCGTGGGCCGGACGGTCCCTGCCGCGCGACGCAAGCGGAAGTAA
- a CDS encoding ATP-binding protein, which yields MRGPQRADPLSDGDPPLELTTFVGRSAELAGLADALAGARLVTVTGVGGVGKSRLAAQVAAGWESVSGRVELAPVRDPQFVEYAVVEALGLTDHTSRSPRQILLEHLAGRPVLLVLDGFEHLADACAELAAELLRKLPDLRVLGVGRRPLGLAGERLFPLAPLGEDDAVRLFTDRAREQGLEVADGPAVRELCRRLEGIPLALELAAGRLRALSPEQLLQRLDDRFRLLTAGSGPASVPGGPPARHQTLRTAIGWSHELCTPAERLLWARLSVFAQTFDLEAAEYVCSGDGLPAEDVLDVLSELVCQSVVTREESPAGPRYRMLDTVRAYGAEWLEAVGDAGRLRRRHRDWYLGLATWCELDWFSPRQGEVAARVEAELPNLRAALEFCLTEPDEAHLGQYLAGSLWFCWVGCGRLAEGRRWLTRSVELESGYEQSRLKALWVLGYVAILQGDTVLALAALRECREQAERVADATAVAYAEHRTGCLALVSDDMARAETLLRSALARYHEIGELNSNVLMGQVELAMARAFQGDLADAVRLCEDARRVCEDHGERWARSYALYVLAYAAWRDGAQDRARELLGECLRNAHAFHDLLGSVLALELLALVTATQGEPAEAARLQGAAGRMWPSVGLPLFGSAHYNAPHEHCEALARQALGDARYDECVREGARLERAEAVARALQRGAVRPLGALPAPRGAAPPDRAPRRGTGPRHDAAPTRGAPSPRRPAP from the coding sequence ATGCGAGGTCCTCAGCGCGCGGATCCCCTCTCCGACGGCGATCCGCCCCTCGAACTGACCACCTTCGTCGGGCGCTCGGCCGAGCTGGCCGGGCTGGCGGACGCGCTCGCCGGGGCGCGGCTGGTCACCGTGACCGGGGTCGGCGGGGTCGGCAAGTCCCGGCTGGCCGCGCAGGTCGCCGCCGGGTGGGAGTCCGTCTCCGGACGGGTGGAGCTGGCCCCGGTGCGTGATCCGCAGTTCGTGGAGTACGCGGTGGTGGAGGCGCTGGGCCTGACCGACCACACCTCGCGGTCGCCCCGGCAGATCCTGCTGGAGCATCTCGCCGGCCGGCCGGTCCTGCTGGTGCTGGACGGGTTCGAGCATCTGGCGGACGCCTGCGCCGAGTTGGCGGCGGAGTTGCTGCGGAAGCTGCCGGACCTGCGCGTGCTGGGCGTGGGCCGGCGTCCGCTGGGGCTGGCGGGCGAGCGGCTGTTCCCGCTGGCGCCGCTGGGCGAGGACGACGCGGTGCGGCTGTTCACGGACCGGGCGCGGGAGCAGGGGCTGGAGGTCGCCGACGGCCCCGCGGTGCGGGAGCTGTGCCGGCGTCTGGAGGGGATCCCGCTGGCGCTGGAGCTGGCCGCCGGACGGCTGCGGGCGCTGTCCCCGGAACAGCTGCTGCAGCGGCTGGACGACCGGTTCCGGCTGCTGACGGCGGGCTCCGGCCCGGCGTCCGTGCCCGGCGGGCCTCCGGCGCGCCACCAGACGCTGCGCACGGCGATCGGCTGGAGCCATGAGCTGTGCACGCCGGCCGAGCGGCTGCTGTGGGCCCGTCTTTCGGTGTTCGCGCAGACCTTCGACCTGGAGGCGGCCGAGTACGTGTGCAGCGGGGACGGGCTGCCCGCCGAGGACGTCCTGGACGTACTGTCGGAGCTGGTGTGCCAGTCGGTGGTGACCCGCGAGGAGAGCCCGGCCGGGCCCCGCTACCGGATGCTGGACACGGTCCGGGCCTACGGCGCCGAGTGGCTGGAGGCCGTCGGGGACGCGGGCCGGCTGCGCAGGCGGCACCGGGACTGGTACCTGGGGCTGGCGACCTGGTGCGAGCTGGACTGGTTCTCGCCCCGGCAGGGTGAGGTCGCCGCGCGCGTCGAGGCGGAGCTGCCCAATCTGCGGGCCGCCCTGGAGTTCTGTCTGACCGAGCCGGACGAGGCCCACCTCGGGCAGTACCTGGCGGGGTCGCTGTGGTTCTGCTGGGTCGGCTGCGGACGGCTCGCGGAGGGCCGCCGCTGGCTGACCCGCAGCGTGGAACTGGAGTCGGGCTACGAGCAGTCGCGGCTGAAGGCGCTGTGGGTGCTCGGGTACGTGGCGATCCTCCAGGGCGACACCGTGCTCGCGCTGGCGGCGCTGCGGGAGTGCCGGGAGCAGGCCGAGCGGGTCGCGGACGCCACGGCGGTGGCGTACGCCGAGCACCGCACCGGCTGTCTGGCGCTGGTCAGTGATGACATGGCCCGCGCGGAGACCCTGCTGCGGTCGGCGCTCGCGCGCTATCACGAGATCGGCGAACTCAACAGCAATGTGCTGATGGGCCAGGTGGAGCTGGCGATGGCACGGGCCTTCCAGGGCGACCTCGCGGACGCGGTCCGGCTGTGCGAGGACGCGCGCCGGGTGTGCGAGGACCACGGGGAGCGCTGGGCCCGCTCCTACGCGCTGTACGTGCTGGCGTACGCGGCCTGGCGGGACGGTGCCCAGGACAGGGCGCGGGAACTGCTCGGGGAGTGCCTGCGCAACGCGCACGCCTTCCACGACCTGCTCGGCTCCGTGCTGGCGCTGGAGCTGCTGGCGCTGGTGACGGCGACGCAGGGCGAGCCGGCCGAGGCCGCGCGGCTCCAGGGCGCGGCGGGCCGGATGTGGCCGTCGGTGGGGCTGCCGCTGTTCGGCTCGGCGCACTACAACGCCCCGCACGAACACTGCGAGGCGCTCGCACGGCAAGCGCTGGGGGACGCGCGGTACGACGAGTGCGTACGGGAGGGGGCCCGGCTGGAGCGCGCGGAGGCCGTGGCCCGTGCGCTGCAGCGGGGTGCGGTACGGCCGCTGGGGGCGCTGCCGGCCCCGCGGGGAGCGGCGCCGCCGGACAGGGCGCCCCGAAGGGGCACGGGGCCGCGGCACGACGCGGCTCCGACGCGGGGCGCGCCGAGTCCCCGCCGGCCCGCGCCCTGA
- the hisS gene encoding histidine--tRNA ligase: MSTFQAPKGTYDLLPPDSAKYLAVREAIAAPLRNSGYGYIETPGFENAELFARGVGESTDIVTKEMYAFETKGGDKLALRPEGTASVLRAALEANLHKAGNLPVKLWYSGSYYRYEKPQKGRYRHFSQVGAEAIGAEDPALDAELIILADQAYRSLGLSRFRILLNSLGDKECRPVYRTALQDFLRGLDLDEDTRRRVDINPLRVLDDKRESVQKQLTGAPLLRDYLCDACKAYHEEVRELITAAGVAFEDDPKLVRGLDYYTRTTFEFVHDGLGSQSAVGGGGRYDGLSEMIGGPALPSVGWALGVDRTVLALEAEGVELDLPSATSVYAVPLGEEARRVLFAKVTELRKVGIAADFSYGGKGLKGAMKNANRSGARYTIVAGERDLAEGVVQLKDMDSGEQTAIGVNEIVAELESRLG; the protein is encoded by the coding sequence GTGAGTACCTTCCAGGCCCCCAAGGGCACCTATGACCTGCTGCCGCCGGACTCGGCCAAGTACCTGGCGGTCCGCGAGGCGATCGCCGCTCCGTTGCGCAACTCCGGCTACGGCTACATCGAGACGCCCGGCTTCGAGAACGCCGAGCTGTTCGCGCGCGGGGTCGGCGAGTCCACCGACATCGTGACCAAGGAGATGTACGCCTTCGAGACCAAGGGCGGCGACAAGCTCGCCCTGCGCCCCGAGGGCACCGCCTCCGTGCTGCGCGCGGCCCTGGAGGCCAACCTGCACAAGGCGGGCAACCTCCCGGTCAAGCTGTGGTACTCGGGCTCGTACTACCGCTACGAGAAGCCGCAGAAGGGCCGCTACCGCCACTTCTCCCAGGTCGGCGCCGAGGCGATCGGCGCGGAGGACCCGGCGCTCGACGCCGAGCTGATCATCCTGGCCGACCAGGCGTACCGCTCTCTGGGCCTCAGCCGGTTCCGGATCCTGCTGAACAGCCTGGGCGACAAGGAGTGCCGGCCGGTGTACCGGACCGCGCTGCAGGACTTCCTGCGCGGCCTGGACCTCGACGAGGACACCCGGCGCCGCGTCGACATCAACCCCCTGCGGGTGCTGGACGACAAGCGTGAGTCGGTGCAGAAGCAGCTCACCGGCGCCCCGCTGCTGCGCGACTACCTGTGCGACGCCTGCAAGGCGTACCACGAGGAGGTCCGCGAGCTGATCACGGCGGCGGGCGTGGCCTTCGAGGACGACCCGAAGCTGGTGCGCGGTCTGGACTACTACACCCGCACCACCTTCGAGTTCGTGCACGACGGGCTGGGCTCGCAGTCCGCGGTCGGCGGCGGTGGCCGCTACGACGGCCTGTCCGAGATGATCGGCGGCCCCGCGCTGCCGTCGGTCGGCTGGGCCCTCGGCGTCGACCGCACGGTCCTCGCCCTGGAGGCGGAGGGCGTGGAGCTGGACCTGCCGTCCGCCACGTCGGTCTACGCCGTCCCGCTCGGCGAGGAGGCCCGCCGCGTGCTGTTCGCCAAGGTCACCGAGCTGCGCAAGGTCGGCATCGCCGCGGACTTCAGTTACGGCGGCAAGGGCCTGAAGGGCGCCATGAAGAACGCCAACCGCAGCGGCGCCCGGTACACGATCGTGGCCGGCGAGCGCGATCTCGCCGAGGGCGTCGTCCAGCTCAAGGACATGGACTCCGGCGAGCAGACGGCGATCGGCGTGAACGAGATCGTGGCGGAACTGGAGTCCCGGCTCGGCTAG
- a CDS encoding replication-associated recombination protein A codes for MEPDLFTAAAEERQEKDPAASPLAVRMRPRTLDEVVGQQHLLKPGSPLRRLVGEGSDQRGGAAGPSGKGGGGSRVGPAGPSSVILWGPPGTGKTTLAYVVSKTTNKRFVELSAITAGVKEVRAVIDGARRATGGFGKETVLFLDEIHRFSKAQQDSLLPAVENRWVTLIAATTENPYFSVISPLLSRSLLLTLEPLTDDDIRGLLRRALTDERGLKSAVGLPEDTEAHLLRIAGGDARRALTALEAAAGAALDKGESEISLETLEQTVDRAAVKYDRDGDQHYDVASALIKSIRGSDVDAALHYLARMIEAGEDPRFIARRLMISASEDIGLADPHALPLAVAAAQAVAMIGFPEAALTLSHATIALALAPKSNSATTAIGAALEDVRKGLAGPVPPHLRDGHYKGAAKLGHAQGYVYPHDLPEGIAEQQYAPDALKDREYYTPGRHGAEARYADAVEWTRKHLGRRRS; via the coding sequence GTGGAACCCGACCTGTTCACCGCCGCAGCAGAAGAACGCCAGGAGAAGGACCCGGCCGCGAGCCCCCTGGCGGTACGGATGCGCCCGCGCACGCTGGACGAGGTGGTGGGCCAGCAGCATCTTCTGAAGCCCGGCTCCCCGCTGCGCCGGCTGGTCGGCGAGGGCTCGGACCAGAGGGGCGGGGCCGCAGGCCCCTCCGGCAAGGGCGGTGGCGGGAGCCGGGTGGGACCGGCAGGACCGTCCTCGGTGATCCTCTGGGGCCCGCCCGGCACCGGCAAGACCACGCTGGCGTACGTGGTCTCCAAAACGACGAACAAGCGGTTCGTGGAGCTGTCCGCGATCACCGCCGGCGTCAAGGAGGTCCGCGCGGTCATCGACGGGGCCCGCCGCGCCACCGGCGGCTTCGGCAAGGAGACCGTCCTCTTCCTGGACGAGATCCACCGTTTCAGCAAGGCCCAGCAGGACTCCCTCCTGCCCGCGGTGGAGAACCGCTGGGTCACCCTCATCGCGGCCACCACCGAGAACCCGTACTTCTCGGTGATCTCGCCGCTGCTCTCCCGCTCCCTCCTGCTCACCCTCGAACCCCTCACCGACGACGACATCCGCGGCCTGCTCAGGCGCGCGCTGACCGACGAGCGCGGTCTGAAGAGCGCCGTCGGCCTCCCCGAGGACACCGAGGCGCACCTGCTCCGCATCGCCGGCGGCGACGCCCGCCGGGCCCTCACCGCCCTGGAGGCCGCCGCCGGAGCCGCCCTGGACAAGGGCGAGAGCGAGATCAGCCTGGAGACGCTGGAGCAGACGGTCGACCGGGCGGCAGTGAAGTACGACCGCGACGGCGACCAGCACTACGACGTCGCCAGCGCCCTGATCAAGTCCATCCGGGGCTCCGACGTGGACGCGGCCCTGCACTACCTGGCCCGCATGATCGAGGCCGGCGAGGACCCCCGCTTCATCGCCCGGCGCCTGATGATCTCCGCGAGCGAGGACATCGGCCTGGCCGACCCGCACGCGCTGCCCCTCGCGGTCGCCGCCGCCCAGGCCGTCGCCATGATCGGCTTCCCCGAGGCGGCCCTCACCCTCAGCCACGCCACCATCGCCCTCGCGCTCGCCCCGAAGTCCAACTCGGCGACGACCGCGATCGGCGCCGCCCTGGAGGACGTACGCAAGGGCCTGGCCGGCCCGGTGCCGCCCCATCTGCGCGACGGGCACTACAAGGGCGCGGCGAAACTCGGCCACGCGCAGGGCTACGTCTACCCGCACGACCTGCCCGAGGGCATCGCCGAGCAGCAGTACGCCCCGGACGCCCTGAAGGACCGCGAGTACTACACCCCGGGCCGGCACGGCGCCGAGGCGCGGTACGCGGACGCGGTGGAGTGGACCCGCAAGCACCTCGGTCGCAGGCGGTCCTGA
- a CDS encoding vitamin K epoxide reductase family protein, whose translation MSKTTVNDVSTESGPERAADGPRTVGGSRAFALLLVITGAAGLLAAWVITLDKNKILEAKLAGKTFTPGCSVNPIVSCGSVMESKQAAAFGFPNPWLGLVCYGIVVCVGMSLLARARFPRWYWLTFNFGTLFGVAFCTWLQFQSLYRINALCLWCSLAWVATITMFWYVTSFNVRNDFLPAPRWLKSFFGEFTWVVPVTHCGIIAMLILTRWGSQLWA comes from the coding sequence ATGAGCAAGACGACAGTCAACGACGTCTCCACGGAGTCGGGTCCCGAGCGCGCCGCCGACGGCCCGCGCACGGTGGGCGGCAGCCGTGCCTTCGCCCTGCTGCTCGTGATCACCGGAGCGGCCGGACTGCTGGCCGCCTGGGTCATCACGCTCGACAAGAACAAGATCCTCGAGGCGAAGCTCGCCGGGAAGACGTTCACGCCGGGGTGCAGCGTCAACCCGATCGTGTCCTGCGGCAGCGTCATGGAGAGCAAGCAGGCGGCGGCCTTCGGCTTCCCGAACCCCTGGCTCGGCCTGGTCTGCTACGGCATCGTCGTCTGCGTCGGCATGAGCCTGCTCGCCCGCGCCCGCTTCCCGCGCTGGTACTGGCTGACCTTCAACTTCGGCACGCTGTTCGGCGTCGCGTTCTGCACCTGGCTGCAGTTCCAGTCCCTGTACCGGATCAACGCGCTGTGCCTGTGGTGCTCGCTGGCCTGGGTCGCCACGATCACCATGTTCTGGTACGTCACCTCGTTCAACGTCCGCAACGACTTCCTGCCCGCACCGCGCTGGCTGAAGTCGTTCTTCGGCGAGTTCACCTGGGTGGTGCCGGTCACGCACTGCGGCATCATCGCCATGCTGATCCTGACCCGGTGGGGCAGCCAGCTCTGGGCCTGA
- the alaS gene encoding alanine--tRNA ligase — translation MESAEIRRRWLSFFEERGHTVVPSASLIADDPTLLLVPAGMVPFKPYFLGEVKPPFPRATSVQKCVRTPDIEEVGKTTRHGTFFQMCGNFSFGDYFKEGAIKLAWELLTTPQAKGGYGLEPEKLWITVYKDDDEAERIWHEVVGVPMERIQRLGMKDNFWSMGVPGPCGPCSEINYDRGPEFGAEGGPAVNDERYVEIWNLVFMQYERGEGTGKDNFEILGDLPSKNIDTGLGLERLAMILQGVQNMYEIDTSMAVIDKATELTGVRYGDAHDSDVSLRVVTDHMRTATMLIGDGVTPGNEGRGYVLRRIMRRAIRNMRLLGATGPVVKDLIDTVIGMMGRQYPELITDRERIEKVALAEENAFLKTLKAGTNILDTAVTETKQSGGTVLSGEKAFLLHDTWGFPIDLTLEMAAEQGLSVDEEGFRRLMKEQRERAKADAQAKKTGHADMGAYREIADTAGATDFIGYTDTEGESTIVGLLVDGVSSPAATEGDEVEVVLDRTPFYAEGGGQIGDTGRIKVDSGAVIEVRDCQKPVPGVYVHKGVVQVGEVTVGAKAHASIDARRRKAIARAHSATHLTHQALRDALGPTAAQAGSENQPGRFRFDFGSPSAVPQTVMTDVEQKINEVLARDLDVHAEIMGIDEAKKQGAIAEFGEKYGERVRVVTIGDFSKELCGGTHVHNTAQLGLVKLLGESSIGSGVRRIEALVGVDAYHFLAREHTVVNQLTELLKGRPEELPEKVSSMLGKLKDAEKEIEKFRAEKVLQAAAGLAESAKDVRGVALVTGQVPDGTTPDDLRKLVLDVRGRIQGGRAAVVALFTVNNGKPLTVIATNEAARERGLKAGDLVRAAAKTLGGGGGGKPDVAQGGGQNPAAVGEAVDAVERLVADTAK, via the coding sequence ATGGAGTCGGCCGAGATTCGCCGCCGCTGGCTGAGCTTCTTCGAGGAGCGCGGGCACACCGTCGTCCCTTCGGCGTCGCTCATCGCGGACGACCCGACTCTGCTCCTCGTCCCCGCCGGCATGGTGCCCTTCAAGCCCTACTTCCTGGGTGAGGTCAAGCCGCCGTTCCCGCGCGCCACCAGCGTGCAGAAGTGCGTGCGCACGCCCGACATCGAAGAGGTCGGCAAGACCACGCGGCACGGCACGTTCTTCCAGATGTGCGGCAACTTCTCCTTCGGCGACTACTTCAAGGAAGGCGCCATCAAGCTCGCCTGGGAGCTGCTCACCACGCCCCAGGCCAAGGGCGGTTACGGCCTGGAGCCGGAGAAGCTCTGGATCACCGTCTACAAGGACGACGACGAGGCCGAGCGCATCTGGCACGAGGTCGTCGGCGTGCCCATGGAGCGCATCCAGCGCCTGGGCATGAAGGACAACTTCTGGTCCATGGGCGTGCCCGGCCCCTGCGGCCCCTGCTCCGAGATCAACTACGACCGCGGCCCCGAGTTCGGCGCCGAGGGCGGCCCCGCCGTCAACGACGAGCGGTACGTGGAGATCTGGAACCTCGTCTTCATGCAGTACGAGCGCGGCGAGGGCACCGGCAAGGACAACTTCGAGATCCTCGGGGACCTGCCGAGCAAGAACATCGACACCGGCCTCGGGCTGGAGCGGCTCGCCATGATTCTGCAGGGCGTGCAGAACATGTACGAGATCGACACCTCCATGGCCGTCATCGACAAGGCCACCGAGCTGACCGGCGTCCGCTACGGCGACGCCCACGACTCGGACGTGTCCCTGCGCGTGGTCACCGACCACATGCGCACCGCCACCATGCTCATCGGCGACGGCGTCACCCCCGGCAACGAGGGCCGCGGCTACGTCCTGCGCCGCATCATGCGCCGCGCCATCCGCAACATGCGCCTGCTCGGCGCCACCGGCCCGGTCGTCAAGGACCTCATCGACACCGTGATCGGCATGATGGGCCGGCAGTACCCCGAGCTGATCACCGACCGCGAGCGCATCGAGAAGGTCGCCCTCGCCGAGGAGAACGCCTTCCTCAAGACGCTGAAGGCCGGCACCAACATCCTCGACACCGCCGTCACCGAGACCAAGCAGTCCGGTGGCACGGTCCTGTCCGGCGAGAAGGCCTTCCTGCTCCACGACACCTGGGGCTTCCCGATCGACCTCACCCTGGAGATGGCCGCCGAGCAGGGGCTGTCCGTGGACGAGGAGGGCTTCCGCCGCCTGATGAAGGAGCAGCGGGAGCGCGCCAAGGCCGACGCCCAGGCCAAGAAGACCGGGCACGCCGACATGGGCGCCTACCGCGAGATCGCCGACACGGCCGGCGCGACCGACTTCATCGGGTACACCGACACCGAGGGCGAGTCCACGATCGTCGGCCTGCTCGTGGACGGCGTCTCCTCGCCGGCCGCCACCGAGGGCGACGAGGTCGAGGTCGTCCTCGACCGCACCCCGTTCTACGCCGAGGGCGGCGGCCAGATCGGCGACACCGGCCGGATCAAGGTGGACTCGGGCGCCGTGATCGAGGTCCGCGACTGCCAGAAGCCGGTGCCGGGCGTGTACGTCCACAAGGGCGTCGTCCAGGTCGGCGAGGTGACCGTCGGCGCCAAGGCCCACGCCTCCATCGACGCCCGCCGCCGCAAGGCCATCGCCCGTGCCCACTCGGCCACCCACCTGACCCACCAGGCCCTGCGCGACGCCCTCGGCCCGACGGCCGCCCAGGCCGGTTCCGAGAACCAGCCCGGCCGCTTCCGCTTCGACTTCGGCTCCCCGTCCGCCGTGCCGCAGACGGTGATGACCGACGTCGAGCAGAAGATCAACGAGGTGCTCGCCCGCGACCTGGACGTGCACGCCGAGATCATGGGGATCGACGAGGCCAAGAAGCAGGGCGCCATCGCCGAGTTCGGCGAGAAGTACGGCGAGCGGGTCCGCGTCGTGACCATCGGCGACTTCTCCAAGGAGCTGTGCGGCGGCACCCACGTGCACAACACCGCCCAGCTGGGCCTGGTCAAGCTGCTCGGCGAGTCCTCCATCGGCTCGGGTGTGCGCCGTATCGAGGCCCTGGTCGGCGTGGACGCCTACCACTTCCTCGCCCGCGAGCACACGGTGGTCAACCAGCTGACCGAGCTGCTCAAGGGGCGCCCGGAGGAGCTGCCGGAGAAGGTCTCCTCGATGCTCGGCAAGCTGAAGGACGCCGAGAAGGAGATCGAGAAGTTCCGCGCCGAGAAGGTGCTCCAGGCCGCCGCCGGTCTCGCCGAGTCCGCCAAGGACGTCAGGGGCGTCGCACTGGTCACCGGTCAGGTGCCGGACGGCACCACGCCGGACGACCTGCGCAAGCTGGTCCTCGACGTACGCGGCCGCATCCAGGGCGGCCGGGCCGCCGTGGTCGCGCTCTTCACGGTCAACAACGGCAAGCCGCTGACCGTCATCGCCACCAACGAGGCCGCCCGCGAGCGCGGTCTCAAGGCCGGTGACCTGGTCCGTGCCGCCGCCAAGACCCTCGGCGGCGGCGGTGGCGGCAAGCCGGACGTGGCCCAGGGCGGCGGCCAGAACCCGGCCGCGGTCGGCGAGGCCGTGGACGCCGTCGAGCGCCTGGTCGCCGACACCGCCAAGTAA
- the rpsD gene encoding 30S ribosomal protein S4 encodes MANQSRPKVKKSRALGIALTPKAVKYFEARPYPPGEHGRGRKQNSDYKVRLLEKQRLRAQYDISERQLVRAYERAAKVQGKTGEALIVELERRLDALVLRSGIARTIYQARQMVVHGHIQVNGQKVDKPSFRVRPDDVVQVRDRSKDKTLFQIAREGGFAPEGETPRYLQVNLKALAFRLDREPNRKEIPVICDEQLVVEYYAR; translated from the coding sequence GTGGCGAACCAGTCCCGCCCGAAGGTCAAGAAGTCGCGTGCCCTCGGCATCGCACTGACCCCGAAGGCCGTCAAGTACTTCGAGGCCCGCCCCTACCCGCCGGGTGAGCACGGCCGCGGCCGCAAGCAGAACTCGGACTACAAGGTCCGTCTGCTGGAGAAGCAGCGTCTGCGCGCGCAGTACGACATCTCCGAGCGCCAGCTGGTCCGCGCCTACGAGCGTGCGGCCAAGGTCCAGGGCAAGACCGGTGAGGCCCTGATCGTGGAGCTCGAGCGCCGTCTCGACGCCCTGGTCCTGCGTTCGGGCATCGCCCGCACCATCTACCAGGCCCGTCAGATGGTCGTCCACGGCCACATCCAGGTCAACGGCCAGAAGGTCGACAAGCCGTCCTTCCGTGTCCGTCCGGACGACGTCGTGCAGGTCCGCGACCGCTCCAAGGACAAGACGCTCTTCCAGATCGCCCGCGAGGGTGGCTTCGCCCCCGAGGGTGAGACCCCGCGCTACCTGCAGGTGAACCTCAAGGCCCTGGCGTTCCGCCTGGACCGCGAGCCGAACCGCAAGGAGATCCCGGTGATCTGCGACGAGCAGCTCGTCGTCGAGTACTACGCCCGCTGA
- the ruvX gene encoding Holliday junction resolvase RuvX, translated as MRRGRRLAIDVGDARIGVASCDPDGILATPVETVPGRDVPAAHRRLRQLVEEYEPIEVVVGLPRSLKGGEGPAAAKVRAFAQELANGVAPVPVRLVDERMTTVTASQGLRASGVRSKKGRSVIDQAAAVIILQQALESERVSGKAPGEGVEVVT; from the coding sequence ATGCGCAGAGGGCGTCGGCTCGCGATCGACGTCGGGGACGCCCGGATCGGGGTCGCCTCGTGCGACCCCGACGGGATCCTCGCCACCCCGGTGGAGACGGTCCCCGGCCGGGACGTTCCCGCCGCCCACCGCCGGCTGCGGCAACTGGTGGAGGAGTACGAGCCGATCGAGGTCGTCGTCGGGCTCCCTCGTTCCCTCAAGGGGGGCGAGGGCCCGGCCGCCGCCAAGGTCCGCGCCTTCGCCCAGGAACTGGCCAACGGCGTCGCGCCGGTGCCGGTGCGCCTGGTCGACGAGCGGATGACGACGGTCACCGCCAGTCAGGGACTGCGCGCCTCGGGCGTGAGATCGAAGAAGGGCCGCTCGGTCATCGACCAGGCGGCGGCGGTCATCATCCTCCAACAGGCCTTGGAATCCGAACGCGTGTCAGGTAAAGCACCCGGCGAGGGCGTCGAAGTGGTCACCTGA